Proteins encoded in a region of the Neodiprion virginianus isolate iyNeoVirg1 chromosome 2, iyNeoVirg1.1, whole genome shotgun sequence genome:
- the LOC124298871 gene encoding beclin 1-associated autophagy-related key regulator, with amino-acid sequence MATSSSDGSCAAPADFQLSSELGVVVSRLSVNLLKCPLCYNTRKIFYCRHCIHNGDFVHSTSVYSERFADKQLRLLRLKAAKSQLEEKCMKTLEKIKYKDKLICDIKTCKDRIRLVQSLVNETKQNINTGNQRLNILKDVNAQLALRLPRHEDRVDKLQRYVIGIRAKQEKEREAVERKKQLHKKVVRMATQQLIDYIFPISQIKPSRSLYSSEDESVCGDLVSCALADASRTSYVRGRWVNDTENSLEMQHCIVAPTLPGTGDYSAYSVWVAANKDGVPGGNKENAMHNPGYNISAALTYTTQLVNVLGFYLDVKLPYKLPYSDFCSNEMTDQKFARKVARLNSNVLHLCFTQNTNLSYLHPTHTLQNIMHLLNTDISNLGRTGPIETDLPTAALMQSQLIPDLEASDDSASDDEEDTPNWEWEAVPHVICPEMMVPIPGGMMGQQSSASMQVNQSVAGGLVTSAAASIASLWRGWTANK; translated from the exons ATGGCGACAAGCAGCTCTGACGGATCTTGTGCAGCGCCCGCAGATTTTCAGCTTTCATCCGAATTGGGAGTCGTTGTCAGCCGTCTGAGCGTCAATTTACTAAAGTGTCCGCTGTGCTACAATACCCGTAAAATTTTCTACTGTAGACACTGTATTCACAATGGGGATTTCGTACATTCAACTTCTGTTTACTCTGAACG GTTTGCGGATAAACAGTTACGGTTGCTACGGTTGAAAGCCGCAAAGTCCCAgcttgaagaaaaatgcaTGAAAACcctggaaaaaattaaatacaaggACAAACTG ATATGTGATATCAAGACCTGTAAAGATCGAATCAGGCTAGTCCAGTCTTTGGTGAATGAGACGAAGCAAAATATAAACACAG gtAATCAAAGATTAAACATCCTTAAAGATGTTAATGCGCAATTGGCATTAAGATTGCCAAGGCATGAGGACCGAGTAGATAAATTGCAACGATACGTAATAGGAATAAGGGCGAAGCAAGAGAAGGAAAGGGAAGCTGTTGAGAGAAAGAAGCAGTTGCACAAAAAAGTTGTTAGGATGGCTACCCaacaattgattgattatatttttcccATATCGCAGATAAAGCCCAGCCGAAG TTTGTACAGCAGCGAAGATGAGAGTGTCTGTGGAGACTTGGTAAGTTGCGCACTTGCAGATGCTTCCAGGACATCTTACGTTAGGGGCAGGTGGGTTAATGACACTGAGAATAGCCTGGAAATGCAACATTGCATTGTAGCCCCAACTTTACCAGGAACCGGAGATTATTCTGCTTATTCGGTTTGGG TGGCGGCCAACAAAGATGGTGTACCAGGAGGAAACAAAGAAAACGCTATGCACAATCCGGGCTACAATATTAGCGCAGCTCTGACTTATACAACACAACTCGTTAATGTTCTTGGATTTTACCTGGATGTAAAATTACCATATAAACTGCCCTATAG TGATTTTTGCAGCAATGAAATGACGGACCAAAAATTTGCCAGAAAAGTGGCCAGGCTCAATAGCAATGTACTGCACTTGTGTTTTACACAAAATACAAATCTTTCGTATTTACATCCCACCCACACATTGCAGAACATTATGCACTTGCTCAATACTGACATCAGCAATCTTGGAAG AACTGGTCCAATCGAAACGGATTTACCAACTGCTGCGCTGATGCAAAGTCAACTGATTCCGGATTTAGAAGCTAGCGATGACTCCGCTTCAGATGACGAGGAAGACACTCCCAATTGGGAATGGGAGGCT GTACCACATGTTATTTGCCCCGAGATGATGGTGCCAATTCCAGGGGGAATGATGGGCCAGCAATCATCGGCAAGCATGCAGGTGAACCAAAGTGTGGCCGGTGGACTTGTGACAAGTGCAGCAGCTAGCATAGCCTCGCTATGGCGAGGGTGGACTGCCAATAAATAG